The Theileria annulata chromosome 2, complete sequence, *** SEQUENCING IN PROGRESS *** genomic sequence AGATACTCCTGAAGAAGCTCCTCCAACAGCCAATGAATAGTTTGCACTTGTACCAGAAGATTCCATTACAGCTGGCAACATAGAGTTTTGGACAACTGTATTGGCCAAAGGACTCAAAGAGTTTGATCCTTGTGGAAATTCGTTTCTTTCGACAAAGTTCTCAGAACGAACACTTGTAACGGTGGGCTGAGGTGCAGGTGAACTGTTTTCAACAATAAAATTGCTTGAAACAAACCCCGGATTTGCAAAATGGTTTGTTTGTTCCACCATAGGCAAGTTCTCGGTATTCACTTGAGTATAGTTAACACTGAATGAATCACTTTGATTGTAATTAAATGAGTTTTCGTCTAAAAAGCTTTTAGGGTTTTCTTTTAAAGTGGGATTACCCTGATATAAAACCGCCCGGTAGCCTGCAAAATAGCCACCAGTTGCCTTTGTGTATTGAGATAATGACACTGACCCTCCTTCAGTAGAAAGCTGTAATAAATCTGACTTTCCTACTGTTTCGTAACAATTATACTCTTGGTCAGAATCTAAACTATTGCTGTTATATCCACTTCCTTCTCCGAAACCTTGAATAGATGCTGCTGCAGTTGGACACTCGTAAAATGACAAGTTCGGCCCTTCACTAGAACCTAGCTTATTTTTATCCGATTCGTAATCAGATTTGACGTTATCATTTTCTTTAGATTCCTTTGGATCAACATCTACcattatttaaacaaaagaaagatttaattgaaaattacCAACTTCATAAATTCAAAATCGAACTTTATCGTATCAGTGAATTTATATCATAGAGATTCGGTTCAAGTCAAGGCCAGAATTGATAACAACACAGCAACTCGAGAATTTTACCAAAATATCGCTTTTTATTTTGAAATATAGCTCCttttatttatgtataaataaattatcaaaaatgtgtaagtcAAACGACCTAAATTAGTAGGAATTTAAGCCGAAATgacattaaaaataaaaaaatattatatagaaTGTCaccaaaaataaaatgacTCTAAAAACGGTTAAATCGTAAATATTATATGGAATAAAGGGATAATACAGCGGAAACGAGGATAGGCAATGGGTGCACCTAAGGTTATTTACATAGAATTCAGTTTggaaatttataaaatggCAATCAAAATATCTGGTGATTCAGTTTCATGGCTTTAAGGGAATGATTTAAATGCGTAATGGACCCATGAGTCGAAACTCAGGGcatttaaaattctattaCTCTTATGAATAAAgtatattcattattattttaataaacttatttattaattctttattaatttaaattattaatgtgtaaataattaacaGGTTAAATTGTACATGATATTCCAAAAAATCACAACACCACACAATGTATTGAGTGGATCCTTTATTAAAAAGATGAGAGCCcgaaaatataattaaattaaaaaatagaTAGACATTATTGATATAACAAATTTCAGTTATTAAAGGATTTatttagaataaaatagataatatatatcttcatataaattaaataaattccaaaaattatatacacattcattataaaaattgttattattcaaactttatataattttaaaaagaatGTAAGCAATTAACGAGTTTTTCATGggttaaataataaatgatcGTCCCGTTAATGATTCCAAAAATACACACACTCCAACCATCACACAAGGCCATTGTTGTTATTTAAAAACTAGATAAACATTAATAATCAAAGGAAGATTGTGGTACTATCAAAGGGTTTTAGATTAGTGTGCGTCAATTACTATTTCCCCACAGATAACATCGTTATATCATAAATGATCAATACATTTGTTCGTTTTACAcgttattatttattttataattagaATAACAGCAAATAATTCAGAAGAACCCAGGAATCTTGTGTCTTTGTATACTTTATTCACCTGACTTGTTGTTAGTCTGTGTTACTTTAATTATTCCATTCAACTGTGATTcctttataattttagtcGCATTAAACTTTTCGAATCATCTGATAAAGATTCCgttttttgttttttccACACTTATCTCTAAAGTgtttcaattttatatttcaCAACATCActcattttaatttaaaaatttcaaatttacaatGAAGAACCATTACACCCTTTCCctctattatattttttcattgTTCTTAATAGAATCTGTTTTTGCCAACCCTCATCTAGACATATCGGCTAATCACCACCTTAATAGCCACTCCATGATTAGGAATCACACCCAATCTTTACCCTTATCTAGAACGTTTAATGACGTTTCAAAGAGGAAGCACAATTTAAGCTCTAAGGTTAACTTGCATCCTGCTGTAGCAGATTCCCTATCCACCGAGATCCCACACGCTTTAGacaattttcaaatatacTACCCTAAGGAACCTATGAAACAGGAAAATAAAGTTGATGAGGAACAAAGAATACCATTGATCCTTGGAAGTATTGGAAATTCCGTATACTCAGATTCGCATCCATCATTAGAGCTCTTTCCAGGCTCCCTATCTGACCTGGTTGGACAGGcaactaattatatatctGAGGTTTGttattagttaataattatttatttaatatacatttccatataataatatgaatagGTGTTTTCTGGAATGAACAAGTCTCTACATCAATTCTTTGACCGGATTGACGAGAATCTAAAGAAAAGTAACGGTTCTCACGTAATGGAGATAGGAGATGTGTTGTTTTAAActcttttaaattaaagattttttataattttgtataatatttccTATGTGCTATTTATATTTCTCTACACATCCTTCCAATGTTGGGTATGTTTAAGCACGTCacttaatattagtatgtGATTTACtgaaatgttaaatttattaccCTTGAGGAATGCAGCTAATTCCCTTCTTTATGGTAAAACTGGTCTACAGAGGATTAGAGTCGGTAAGTTTTTTCCCTTCACCtattttactatttaaGCCCACCGTCATTTTTTCGCAGGGAAGCAAGCCAAGGTCATTGAGGTGGATACATCCTCCATAGATGAGATTTATAGCCATTCAAGAGATGACGTTACTCTCCACAACAACTTCGTTCCCCTAAAACACAAAAATTTCATGGAATACAAGTTAGTAACTCCATCCTAATTCTTTATTAGACTTGTTGCATATCACTTGATTGAAGCCTTTGAAAACCCCGAGAGAAGCTTCAAAACCACTCTCGGAGGAATCGCATTTTTCGACAAACTAAAGAATCTCTACTCCAAAAAGATGTTACAAACTGAGCTTGACGCGCTTCTAAACACGAAACAAACATCCACTTCCTTTCCAATTCAGGgaaagaatatataatgtttTAACATTTACAATACACATTATCTGTACTcaaattttgttaaaaaatatattaaatatagatttaaattagtaacaaatttatcttAGTGAATTAAGTTGTGGTATTCTGATAAAAACTcagaaatattatcatGGTCAAGATCCGAGAGGTCTTTATGATTCCTTGTGAAAAAAGCCTCCAAATGGGTTGCAAACTTAGAAATAGAATTGAGACAGTCGCTCAGAAACTCATTTTCTATTAGCTCTAACTTACAgaatttagataatattCTGCAGAAGTAGCAAAGTTCTCTTAAATCTGTCCTAAAAAGACTTTGGTTTTCTGACAATATGGTACAAAAGTGAAAGCTACATTTTGTTATAACTAAACAAATTGCACTAAAAACTTTAGTCGTGTTCAGTTGGCCAGAAGctttaaaaattttggaatATTCAGTGCCAAATCCACCGAAAGCATCTTGATTAAAATCATACGAGTCTTGGTTAATTTTTTGGTAAAAACTAAAGTTTTTAACTTCTCTAATTAAAACCTCcaaaattacattaaaatcatataaTCCCGTTTTATTGAATGGGATAAATCCCTTCAAGAGAACCTCACTGACCAAATTCAAGGTCTCATAATCATTCACATTCTTTGTGAAAATTGCAATTGAGGAAAGCGATTCTGATTTGTTGAGAGTTTCAGGCCAATTTGAAACATATGTTTTGAAACCGAGGtttagaatttttaaaaaattccTATAGTCTTCCAAATTCATTCCACAGTTTTCATTAATCTTAGAAATGGCGTTAATGAAAGTTGACAGTGACctaattgtaaaatatttatctGACAAAACCAGTTCATTAACTTGAGAAGCGATTTTGCTAAAATCAACTGCTTCAGGCCCTAAATTATACACTTTTGAATAGAATGATAGTGCATCTAGTAGTGTACCAAGGTCTCTGAACTGCAAATACTCAAGCTTATTAGTTAAAAGTTCAACTAAAACAGGAACTATATTTTCACTTCTATATCCTAAATTCTTAAACTGCCCTATTAATCTACAAATTGTATCCAATTCAGTGTTTTCTTCTAGTCTTATTCCAGAACAACCCTTGCTTAAGTTTGTAAATCTAGAGTGATACAAAAACCTAAATGATAGTTCAAGAACTAGATCCTTTAGTGGGTTTTCAAATCccttaaaattatgaagcgaataatttaatgtacCTGAGTTTAAAGACTCCAACGTGGTACAAACATCCATTAAATTTACAGGTAAATAGTATTTAGACTGCTTAAC encodes the following:
- a CDS encoding uncharacterized protein (chr2.C.cand.123 - signal peptide;~hypothetical protein, signal peptide;~Apicoplast targetting peptide predicted by the PlasmoAP tool;~Signal peptide predicted for TA14765 by SignalP 2.0 HMM (Signal peptide probability 0.943, signal anchor probability 0.014) with cleavage site probability 0.920 between residues 23 and 24); the protein is MKNHYTLSLYYIFSLFLIESVFANPHLDISANHHLNSHSMIRNHTQSLPLSRTFNDVSKRKHNLSSKVNLHPAVADSLSTEIPHALDNFQIYYPKEPMKQENKVDEEQRIPLILGSIGNSVYSDSHPSLELFPGSLSDLVGQATNYISEVFSGMNKSLHQFFDRIDENLKKSNGSHVMEIGDVLF
- a CDS encoding uncharacterized protein (all_bases.cand.1344 - hypothetical protein, conserved, mal6p1.224), whose product is MLNLLPLRNAANSLLYGKTGLQRIRVGKQAKVIEVDTSSIDEIYSHSRDDVTLHNNFVPLKHKNFMEYKLVAYHLIEAFENPERSFKTTLGGIAFFDKLKNLYSKKMLQTELDALLNTKQTSTSFPIQGKNI
- a CDS encoding uncharacterized protein (chr2.cand.399 - hypothetical protein), coding for MGFLNGSRAVSFNQLVKMIKGISRRKDSTIWNKENPKIISKIAELVPSMTYLMKEHPQHIPVILYHLSGLTTKLQNNQVQKCVNRFPEKTDSYSCKKCKGLCNEVYGNFVPQITENLPKIGPKGLSHLLSVYSSCRNPKISTVVPELLLRMSYFIYSSIKSQTSLGDLDEIDGLLTDFSGLFKFKALSDLSEDDYLNDFIRLIDSPCIDPDSRDSLVKQSKYYLPVNLMDVCTTLESLNSGTLNYSLHNFKGFENPLKDLVLELSFRFLYHSRFTNLSKGCSGIRLEENTELDTICRLIGQFKNLGYRSENIVPVLVELLTNKLEYLQFRDLGTLLDALSFYSKVYNLGPEAVDFSKIASQVNELVLSDKYFTIRSLSTFINAISKINENCGMNLEDYRNFLKILNLGFKTYVSNWPETLNKSESLSSIAIFTKNVNDYETLNLVSEVLLKGFIPFNKTGLYDFNVILEVLIREVKNFSFYQKINQDSYDFNQDAFGGFGTEYSKIFKASGQLNTTKVFSAICLVITKCSFHFCTILSENQSLFRTDLRELCYFCRILSKFCKLELIENEFLSDCLNSISKFATHLEAFFTRNHKDLSDLDHDNISEFLSEYHNLIH